The Peribacillus simplex genome contains a region encoding:
- a CDS encoding GerAB/ArcD/ProY family transporter, with protein sequence MSQADGKILRGELASIISCAMLGVGMLTLPRTITEKVNSPDGWIVLIFNGTAIALFICLLVVLLKKHKVANYYTYMEEAYGKWLAKLIGLIVVVYFIGVASFEVLAMSEMVRFYLLEETPVEILILTLILASVHLLTGKIKAIAKVCVFFLPLTIVIVLLIYMFSIKVVEIKNLQPVLGKGFLPVMKGMGSGTLSFFGIELFIFLFGVVKNQSKIKSGALIGFFIPMILYVITYVLVVATLTVPEVKAVTWPTISFIQSYEVKGIFIERLELFLLITWILQFFCTHAIYYYFAAEGLTKIFNNSYSTNLIVLVPLIFFLAKVPKNTIEIFKLSDLLGYVFPFILIGLPIITFAIVQVKRSRRSG encoded by the coding sequence ATTCACCCGATGGATGGATCGTCTTGATTTTTAATGGGACCGCTATTGCCCTTTTCATATGCTTATTGGTTGTACTGCTAAAAAAACATAAGGTGGCTAACTATTACACATACATGGAGGAGGCCTATGGAAAGTGGCTCGCCAAACTTATTGGGTTGATCGTGGTGGTGTACTTTATAGGCGTGGCCAGCTTTGAAGTGCTTGCAATGAGTGAAATGGTCCGATTTTATTTGCTGGAGGAAACCCCGGTTGAAATATTGATACTCACATTGATTTTAGCGAGTGTGCATCTATTGACAGGCAAAATTAAAGCCATTGCAAAGGTGTGCGTATTCTTTCTACCTCTGACAATTGTCATCGTCTTGCTCATTTATATGTTCAGTATTAAAGTAGTCGAAATAAAAAATCTCCAGCCTGTACTTGGAAAAGGATTTCTCCCTGTCATGAAAGGAATGGGCTCCGGAACTTTGTCTTTTTTTGGAATTGAACTTTTCATCTTTTTGTTCGGCGTCGTTAAAAATCAAAGCAAGATAAAAAGTGGCGCTTTAATCGGTTTTTTCATACCGATGATATTATATGTAATTACATATGTTCTGGTAGTCGCTACACTGACTGTTCCTGAAGTCAAAGCTGTTACATGGCCAACCATTTCTTTTATTCAATCGTATGAAGTAAAAGGGATATTTATAGAGCGTTTAGAGCTGTTTCTATTAATCACCTGGATTCTTCAGTTCTTTTGTACACATGCAATTTACTATTACTTCGCAGCAGAAGGACTGACGAAAATTTTCAACAATTCGTATTCAACGAACCTTATTGTTTTGGTTCCGCTCATTTTTTTCCTGGCCAAAGTCCCTAAAAATACAATCGAGATTTTTAAATTGAGCGATTTGCTGGGTTATGTTTTTCCCTTTATATTGATTGGCTTGCCAATTATTACATTTGCAATCGTTCAAGTGAAAAGGAGCAGAAGAAGCGGATGA
- a CDS encoding Ger(x)C family spore germination protein: MKRLWLILFIPLLAGCWDSQNIEELSLVVGMGIDNSKKKDEIMLTEQILVPPGSSVQENQAQLKYKNVTVSAKTLHEAIRDSLLITNTVLTNHQRIMLINEDVLKKIPMEAIINQAIRDNNTRRSCLVYLTKRPTKDILGLADDGEIPSNVIYELKDNENRTNKILQPLTMGKASSSLQSDGSFAIQAVDIRRGKLILEGAGVINNSKLVGVMNDEDIAALNWLNGNVKGGIIEAVQHGKPLSVEVIKRTKRKVTTELNGDHLTINVKVGYTARLSEDWYSKENSFEEAYLKEIERIAEDEVKKDVKKIVYKLQHEYKTGVAGFYRYAENQHPKFWEKNKQKWDEVFSKADINYEVDIRIIDFGAKGGVK; this comes from the coding sequence ATGAAAAGATTATGGTTGATCTTGTTTATTCCATTGCTTGCTGGCTGTTGGGACAGTCAAAATATTGAAGAATTATCCCTTGTGGTGGGAATGGGAATCGATAATAGTAAAAAGAAGGACGAAATTATGTTAACCGAGCAAATTCTGGTACCTCCAGGAAGTAGTGTTCAGGAGAATCAAGCTCAACTAAAATATAAGAATGTTACCGTCAGTGCCAAAACGCTCCATGAAGCAATTAGGGATTCTTTGCTCATAACCAATACGGTTTTAACCAATCATCAGCGTATCATGCTCATTAATGAAGATGTATTAAAGAAAATCCCGATGGAAGCGATCATTAATCAGGCAATTCGCGATAATAACACAAGGAGAAGTTGTCTTGTTTATTTAACAAAGAGACCGACAAAGGACATTTTGGGATTGGCCGACGATGGGGAGATCCCTTCGAATGTAATTTATGAATTGAAAGATAATGAGAACAGAACGAATAAAATCCTTCAGCCTTTAACGATGGGCAAAGCTTCCTCAAGTTTGCAATCAGATGGAAGCTTTGCCATTCAGGCCGTTGATATTAGAAGAGGGAAATTAATTTTGGAGGGTGCAGGGGTGATCAACAATTCAAAGTTGGTCGGGGTCATGAATGATGAAGATATAGCTGCTTTAAATTGGTTGAACGGAAATGTGAAAGGCGGAATAATCGAAGCTGTCCAACACGGCAAGCCTTTAAGTGTTGAAGTGATAAAAAGGACAAAGAGGAAGGTCACGACGGAATTGAACGGGGATCATTTAACGATAAATGTTAAGGTCGGGTACACAGCTAGACTTTCGGAAGATTGGTATAGTAAGGAAAATTCATTTGAAGAAGCCTATCTAAAAGAGATTGAGCGTATTGCCGAGGATGAAGTGAAGAAGGACGTCAAGAAAATCGTATACAAATTACAGCATGAATATAAAACAGGGGTAGCAGGATTTTATCGTTATGCGGAAAATCAGCATCCAAAGTTTTGGGAGAAAAATAAGCAGAAATGGGACGAAGTTTTCAGTAAAGCCGATATTAATTATGAAGTGGACATAAGGATCATAGACTTCGGTGCAAAAGGAGGGGTGAAGTGA
- a CDS encoding flavin monoamine oxidase family protein, with product MLAVIRNGLGPSQIPKRIIIIGAGMSGLVAASLLKQAGHEVTILEATGRVGGRVLTIREPFSEGSYLEAGAMRIPNYHYLVAEYIKKYGLRVNTFINATPNDPIYANGIKTTAAIYERNPDILRYPVAPHERGKTAEELLNMAIKPVTDFIIQNPRRNWEIVIKEFDKYSMSFFLQYNPVGMSLSTGAIESIKVLMGLEGFPELSFPAILRELMPLFNPDIEFFAIEGGNDRLPYAFLPELKDNLNFRYEVTKIIQHDNQVTIHSKHTQSQNPLTVTGDLAIVTIPLQLLQFMDIEPRNSFSHNKWKAIRELHYAASTKIGLQFTHRFWEKEGIFGGKLTTDLPIRFSYYPSQTSNQSESGLILASYTWEDDATLWDILPEKARIQHALKNLAQVHGKQVYDHFLSGASYSWTLNQYSYGAFSMFKPGQETDLFPYIPTPEGRVHFAGEHTSTVPAWIEGAIQSGIRVAHEVTNLPRTFREP from the coding sequence ATGCTGGCTGTTATCAGAAATGGCCTGGGACCATCCCAGATTCCCAAAAGAATCATTATCATTGGTGCCGGCATGTCTGGGCTGGTTGCAGCATCCCTTTTAAAACAAGCGGGGCACGAAGTTACGATATTGGAGGCAACCGGGAGGGTCGGAGGGCGTGTTTTGACCATACGTGAGCCATTTTCAGAAGGTTCCTACCTTGAAGCCGGTGCCATGCGCATTCCGAATTATCATTACTTAGTTGCTGAATACATCAAGAAGTATGGTTTACGAGTCAACACCTTTATTAATGCGACTCCCAATGATCCCATTTATGCCAACGGAATCAAGACGACCGCCGCCATATATGAACGGAACCCGGATATACTCAGGTACCCTGTAGCTCCCCATGAAAGAGGTAAAACAGCTGAAGAATTACTTAACATGGCAATTAAGCCTGTGACTGACTTCATCATTCAAAACCCACGTAGAAATTGGGAAATTGTCATCAAAGAGTTTGATAAATACTCCATGAGCTTCTTTTTGCAGTACAATCCAGTAGGAATGAGCCTTTCAACAGGGGCGATTGAAAGCATCAAAGTCCTAATGGGTTTAGAAGGATTCCCGGAACTTTCTTTTCCTGCCATACTTCGGGAGCTTATGCCACTCTTTAATCCAGACATTGAATTTTTTGCAATCGAAGGAGGAAACGACCGGCTTCCTTATGCTTTTTTACCGGAATTGAAGGATAATCTAAATTTCAGATATGAAGTGACAAAGATCATCCAACATGATAATCAAGTCACCATCCACTCTAAACATACTCAAAGCCAAAACCCCTTAACCGTTACAGGTGACCTTGCCATCGTGACTATCCCACTTCAATTGCTGCAATTTATGGATATTGAACCCCGGAATTCCTTTTCCCATAATAAGTGGAAGGCAATAAGGGAACTCCATTATGCTGCGTCCACGAAAATCGGACTTCAGTTTACACATAGGTTTTGGGAAAAAGAAGGAATCTTCGGTGGTAAATTGACGACCGATTTACCGATAAGATTTTCTTATTATCCCAGCCAAACGAGCAACCAGAGTGAATCCGGTCTCATCTTGGCAAGTTATACATGGGAAGATGATGCCACTTTGTGGGATATACTTCCTGAAAAAGCCCGTATACAACACGCATTGAAAAATTTGGCCCAGGTCCATGGAAAACAAGTATATGATCATTTTTTATCAGGGGCTTCTTATAGCTGGACATTGAATCAGTATTCATACGGCGCTTTCTCCATGTTTAAACCTGGTCAGGAAACGGACTTGTTTCCATACATCCCGACGCCTGAAGGAAGGGTCCACTTCGCTGGTGAGCATACATCAACAGTTCCAGCATGGATTGAAGGAGCCATTCAATCCGGCATCAGGGTTGCACATGAAGTGACGAATCTGCCTAGAACATTCAGAGAGCCTTGA
- a CDS encoding sigma-54 interaction domain-containing protein, giving the protein MYKMEEINLDNSFTIVKPYTSLIDIKNNFLKYDFVIISAKEYYIVSKNECNFLALMDDSLSVIEWIEKVKWTPSTISKIEELFMLQIDWSRPVLIQDPEKEGIIGIITANQWVQLLEMKNEELSAYFSTLAETINDAVTAVDQEGKVICWNTVAEGTYSIKRENILGQKIGEHFQSESIILHRILNEGRPVRGAYHRPNNDNHVLVNASPVIKDNTVIGGIATEHDITQIVRLNEELDSSLPLLIHQDNPFSSIIGVNVEIQKAVKVAQKVAYADIPVLLTGEPGSGKEMLAQAIHYGGSKRTGPFVSINCSAIPSTLLEIELFGYQKGASTADKKTGKNGKIEQSHNGTLFIEEIDKMPLDIQEKFLHYLELGSFYRVGTTELLTTHTRVIASTSQALEAMVKEGKFNENLYYRLTVINIDIPPLRERPEDIVKLVEQFVQEFSSKYKKPVPKIGSEVITILVNYEWPGNVRELRNVVERVILLNDENIIKSNHLQKNITSSYYVHNGHISGPQETSFQEDEKEELFMIQEALSKTYGNKSAAAKLLGMSRGTLYNKIKEYKLN; this is encoded by the coding sequence ATGTATAAAATGGAAGAAATTAACCTAGACAACTCCTTCACTATAGTGAAACCCTATACATCTTTAATTGATATAAAGAATAACTTTTTAAAGTATGATTTTGTAATCATTTCTGCGAAAGAATACTACATTGTTTCAAAGAATGAATGCAATTTCTTGGCATTAATGGATGATTCACTGTCTGTAATCGAGTGGATTGAAAAGGTAAAATGGACTCCCTCTACCATTTCCAAAATAGAAGAACTTTTTATGTTACAAATTGATTGGAGCAGACCGGTCCTAATTCAAGATCCAGAAAAAGAAGGAATTATTGGAATCATAACTGCAAACCAATGGGTTCAACTGCTGGAAATGAAAAATGAGGAGCTATCCGCATACTTTTCTACATTGGCGGAAACCATTAATGACGCAGTCACGGCTGTGGATCAAGAGGGGAAAGTTATCTGCTGGAATACCGTTGCTGAGGGAACATACAGCATTAAACGTGAAAATATCCTTGGTCAAAAGATTGGAGAGCATTTTCAATCAGAGTCTATTATATTACATCGTATTTTAAATGAGGGACGTCCCGTTCGTGGGGCTTATCATCGCCCTAATAATGATAATCACGTATTAGTAAATGCCTCACCCGTTATAAAGGATAATACAGTTATTGGAGGCATTGCAACAGAACATGATATTACTCAAATTGTTCGTTTAAACGAGGAACTTGATTCTTCGTTACCGTTACTTATCCATCAGGACAACCCTTTTTCATCTATTATAGGAGTTAATGTGGAAATTCAAAAAGCAGTGAAGGTAGCCCAAAAAGTTGCCTACGCGGACATTCCGGTTCTGTTAACCGGAGAACCAGGTTCAGGAAAAGAGATGTTAGCACAAGCTATTCATTACGGCGGTTCAAAGCGTACAGGTCCTTTTGTATCTATTAATTGTTCAGCCATTCCTTCCACTCTTTTAGAGATTGAATTATTTGGATATCAAAAAGGTGCTTCTACAGCAGATAAGAAGACTGGAAAAAACGGAAAAATTGAACAATCACATAATGGAACATTATTTATTGAAGAAATTGATAAAATGCCATTAGACATTCAAGAAAAATTTCTACACTACTTGGAACTTGGATCATTTTATCGTGTAGGTACAACGGAATTATTGACGACACATACACGTGTAATTGCTTCTACATCTCAGGCATTAGAAGCAATGGTAAAGGAAGGGAAATTCAACGAAAATCTTTATTATCGCTTAACTGTAATTAACATTGATATTCCTCCTTTACGTGAAAGACCGGAAGATATTGTCAAATTAGTTGAACAGTTTGTGCAAGAGTTCAGTTCTAAGTATAAGAAACCAGTTCCGAAAATTGGATCGGAAGTTATAACTATATTAGTTAACTATGAATGGCCAGGAAATGTCCGCGAGCTTCGGAATGTTGTGGAACGTGTTATCCTTCTGAATGATGAAAATATTATTAAAAGCAATCATCTTCAAAAAAACATAACTAGTAGTTATTATGTTCATAATGGCCATATCTCAGGCCCACAAGAAACGTCATTTCAGGAAGATGAAAAAGAAGAGTTATTCATGATTCAAGAAGCCTTAAGCAAGACATATGGAAACAAAAGTGCGGCTGCCAAATTACTCGGTATGTCCAGAGGAACACTCTACAATAAGATTAAAGAATACAAATTAAACTGA
- a CDS encoding amino acid permease, which yields MNHQQPKLKKELKIRHITMISLGGIIGAGLFVGSGPLINTAGPGSIFSYAIAGLLVILVMRMLGEMSTANPSSGSFSTYAREAIGPWAGYTIGWLYWFFWVIAIAVEAIAGATIIQYWFPSLPSWSVSLMLTFLLTLTNIYSVKSFGEFEYWLSMIKVVSIVLFLILGGAIIFGFIPGIESPGTSNLLHRGGFLPSGISSVFIGVALVMFSFMGSEIVATAAGETSHPEKAMRVATNTVIYRILTFYLGSILIIVTILPWDSTSLMKSPFVSVLELLNIPAAAQIMNFLLFTAVLSCLNSGIYTSSRMLFSMAENGDAPRMFLKVNKKGIPMNAVLGCTVIAYISIGFNYVSPDKVFLFLVNASGGVALLVYLVIAFSQLRMRRKYEKENPGALKIRMWLFPYLTYATIITITSIFISMTFIDSLRLQFFLTLLLTILIVGSFFVLKKNKSSDLLSMNKEKNAS from the coding sequence ATGAATCATCAACAACCTAAATTGAAAAAAGAGTTGAAAATTCGGCATATTACCATGATTTCCCTAGGAGGAATCATCGGTGCTGGATTATTTGTTGGAAGTGGCCCGTTAATTAATACGGCTGGGCCAGGTTCTATTTTCTCATATGCAATAGCAGGATTACTGGTAATTTTGGTGATGCGGATGCTTGGGGAAATGTCAACGGCAAATCCATCAAGCGGCTCTTTTTCCACTTACGCCCGAGAGGCGATCGGCCCATGGGCCGGGTACACAATTGGCTGGTTATACTGGTTTTTCTGGGTAATTGCCATTGCAGTTGAAGCAATAGCAGGTGCGACAATTATTCAATATTGGTTTCCTTCTTTGCCTTCTTGGTCAGTCAGCTTAATGCTTACTTTTTTATTAACCCTAACTAACATCTATTCTGTTAAATCATTTGGTGAGTTTGAGTATTGGCTATCCATGATCAAAGTTGTCAGTATTGTTCTCTTTTTAATTCTTGGAGGGGCCATTATATTCGGTTTCATACCAGGTATCGAATCACCTGGCACTTCAAACCTTCTACATAGAGGTGGATTCCTGCCATCTGGAATAAGTTCTGTCTTTATAGGAGTTGCCCTTGTTATGTTCTCTTTTATGGGGAGTGAAATCGTGGCGACTGCAGCAGGGGAAACCTCACATCCTGAAAAAGCCATGAGGGTTGCTACAAATACCGTTATCTATCGTATCTTAACATTTTACCTAGGTTCAATTTTAATAATCGTAACAATTCTTCCATGGGACTCCACTAGTTTGATGAAAAGTCCTTTTGTTTCTGTCCTTGAACTTTTAAATATACCAGCTGCAGCCCAAATCATGAATTTCCTTCTTTTTACGGCAGTACTTTCTTGTTTGAATTCTGGTATTTACACGAGCTCCCGTATGTTATTTTCGATGGCGGAAAATGGAGATGCTCCCCGAATGTTTTTAAAGGTAAATAAGAAGGGGATACCAATGAATGCGGTTTTAGGATGTACCGTTATTGCTTATATTAGTATTGGGTTCAATTACGTCTCTCCAGATAAAGTATTTCTGTTTTTAGTTAATGCTTCCGGAGGTGTAGCGCTTCTTGTTTATCTAGTGATTGCCTTCTCTCAATTACGTATGCGAAGAAAATACGAAAAAGAAAACCCTGGAGCACTTAAGATCAGAATGTGGTTATTTCCTTATTTAACATATGCAACGATTATTACGATCACCAGTATTTTCATCTCGATGACATTTATTGATTCCTTACGTTTACAATTCTTTTTAACACTACTTCTCACTATTCTGATTGTCGGTTCTTTCTTTGTCTTAAAGAAAAATAAATCATCGGATTTATTATCAATGAACAAAGAAAAAAATGCCTCTTAA
- the pruA gene encoding L-glutamate gamma-semialdehyde dehydrogenase has product MITTNNTDIKTYKHEPFTDFTLGENKSEFRKALEVVQSELGKNYPLVIGEEFITTNEQIVSINPAKKEEVIGRVSKANKELAEKAMQAALSTFTTWKKEKPEERANILFRAADIIRRRKHEFSGYLVKEAGKPWKEADADTAEAIDFLEFYARQMMQLKDGVPVKSREGEANKFNYIPLGVGVIISPFNFPLAIMAGTAAAAIVAGNTILLKPSNNTPVIAAKFVEVMKEAGLPHGVLNYVPGGGAEIGDYLVDHPKTRFVSFTGSREVGCRIYERAAKVHPGQIWLKRVIAEMGGKDTVVVDKDADLDVAASSIVYSAFGFSGQKCSASSRAVVHQDVYDEVLEKAVALTQTLMIGCPEDVNTYMGPVISQASYDKIMKYIEIGKEEGKLMTGGEGDDSKGYLIEPTIFADIDENARLMQEEIFGPVVAFCKARDFDHMMEIANNTDYGLTGALLSNTPVHIERAKEEFHVGNLYFNRGCTGAIVGYHPFGGFNMSGTDSKAGGPDYLILHMQAKTTSETL; this is encoded by the coding sequence ATGATTACAACAAACAATACGGACATTAAAACATATAAGCACGAACCATTTACAGATTTTACACTTGGGGAAAATAAAAGTGAATTTAGAAAAGCTTTGGAAGTTGTACAATCAGAGTTAGGAAAAAATTATCCACTTGTCATAGGAGAAGAATTCATTACAACAAATGAACAAATTGTATCGATAAATCCAGCAAAAAAGGAAGAAGTAATCGGTCGAGTTTCTAAAGCCAATAAAGAATTAGCTGAGAAAGCAATGCAAGCAGCATTGTCTACATTCACGACATGGAAAAAAGAAAAACCAGAAGAACGAGCTAACATTTTATTTCGTGCTGCGGATATCATTCGTCGTCGCAAACATGAATTTTCAGGCTATCTTGTTAAAGAAGCTGGAAAGCCATGGAAAGAGGCTGATGCAGATACGGCAGAAGCAATTGATTTCCTTGAATTCTATGCCCGTCAAATGATGCAATTAAAAGACGGAGTACCTGTAAAAAGTCGAGAGGGAGAGGCAAACAAGTTCAATTATATTCCACTTGGTGTAGGTGTCATTATTTCTCCATTCAACTTTCCATTAGCTATTATGGCCGGAACTGCAGCTGCAGCGATTGTTGCTGGAAACACGATTCTTCTGAAACCATCAAATAACACACCAGTGATTGCAGCGAAATTCGTTGAAGTTATGAAAGAAGCAGGTCTTCCTCATGGTGTACTTAACTATGTCCCAGGAGGCGGTGCGGAAATAGGCGATTATCTAGTTGATCACCCTAAAACTCGCTTTGTTTCCTTCACGGGTTCCCGTGAAGTAGGCTGCCGCATTTATGAACGCGCGGCAAAAGTGCATCCGGGTCAAATTTGGTTAAAGCGTGTGATTGCCGAAATGGGCGGAAAAGATACTGTAGTCGTAGATAAAGACGCGGATTTGGATGTAGCTGCCTCCTCGATTGTTTACTCTGCTTTTGGATTCTCGGGACAAAAGTGTTCGGCTAGTTCACGTGCAGTGGTACATCAGGATGTTTATGATGAAGTCCTTGAAAAAGCAGTGGCATTAACCCAGACTTTAATGATTGGCTGCCCTGAAGATGTAAATACCTATATGGGACCCGTTATCAGCCAGGCTTCTTACGATAAAATCATGAAATATATTGAAATAGGTAAGGAAGAAGGCAAGTTGATGACTGGTGGAGAAGGGGACGACTCCAAAGGGTACCTTATTGAACCGACCATCTTTGCGGATATTGATGAAAATGCACGTCTGATGCAGGAAGAAATTTTTGGACCTGTTGTAGCCTTTTGTAAAGCGCGCGATTTCGATCATATGATGGAAATAGCGAACAATACAGACTACGGCTTAACGGGTGCGTTACTTTCTAACACTCCTGTTCATATTGAACGAGCAAAAGAAGAATTCCACGTAGGTAATCTATACTTTAATCGCGGTTGTACAGGAGCAATCGTTGGGTATCATCCGTTTGGTGGGTTCAACATGTCTGGAACGGATTCGAAGGCAGGTGGACCTGATTATTTGATTCTACACATGCAAGCGAAAACAACTAGCGAAACACTTTAA
- a CDS encoding proline dehydrogenase family protein, translating into MLADVSKNIFLHASNNKALNKAAKKWGLRFGASQVVAGDTIKSAIKKVQELNEKGLVCTLDHLGEFVSSRIEAIEATEYNVRTLEAMGSAGVNSNLSVKMTQLGLDIDRNFCVQNMCLILETAKKYNNFVRIDMEDHAHCQITLDILRELRETYDNVGTVIQSYLYRAEQDVKELKGIPLRLVKGAYQESPSVAYQEKEEVDKNYMRIIEEHLLSGSYTAIASHDHRIIASVKEFVQKHNIPRNQFEFQMLYGFRTDMQLSLAKEGYTMRVYIPFGNDWFGYFMRRLAERPQNIAFALKGFFSK; encoded by the coding sequence ATGCTGGCAGATGTTTCAAAAAATATTTTTCTTCACGCTTCCAACAACAAAGCGTTAAATAAAGCTGCGAAAAAATGGGGCCTTCGATTTGGGGCTTCCCAAGTTGTGGCAGGAGATACTATCAAAAGTGCGATTAAGAAAGTTCAAGAATTAAATGAAAAAGGCTTGGTTTGTACACTGGATCATTTAGGGGAATTTGTTTCAAGTAGAATAGAGGCGATAGAGGCAACGGAATATAACGTAAGAACGTTGGAAGCAATGGGAAGTGCAGGAGTAAATAGTAATCTATCTGTAAAAATGACCCAACTTGGTTTGGACATTGATCGGAATTTTTGTGTTCAAAATATGTGTCTAATTCTTGAGACAGCCAAGAAATACAATAATTTTGTCAGAATCGATATGGAAGATCATGCACATTGCCAAATCACGTTAGATATCCTGAGAGAATTACGCGAAACATATGATAATGTAGGAACAGTAATTCAATCCTATTTATATCGAGCGGAGCAGGACGTAAAAGAATTAAAAGGAATTCCCCTTCGTTTAGTTAAAGGAGCTTATCAAGAATCTCCTTCTGTGGCTTACCAAGAGAAAGAAGAAGTGGATAAAAATTATATGAGAATCATTGAAGAGCATTTGCTGAGTGGTAGCTATACGGCGATTGCTTCCCATGATCATCGTATCATTGCCAGTGTAAAAGAGTTTGTTCAAAAACACAATATTCCACGTAACCAATTTGAGTTTCAGATGTTATATGGATTTAGAACAGACATGCAATTAAGTTTAGCTAAAGAAGGATATACAATGCGTGTGTATATTCCTTTTGGTAACGACTGGTTTGGTTATTTTATGCGTCGCTTGGCAGAAAGACCACAAAATATTGCATTTGCCCTTAAAGGATTCTTTTCTAAATAA
- a CDS encoding acyl-CoA thioesterase, with product MEAKYCRESRVIRTSRIFPNDVNNHNTLFGGRLMSDVDQVASISAARHSRSECVTASTDSVDFLHPIRTTDSVCFISYVAWTGTSSMEVFVKIIAEDLKSSVRRIAATALLTFVALDEHKRPTRVPKVIPETEEEKKLHETALDRASMRQQRKQKSKDVATFLSVDYP from the coding sequence ATAGAAGCAAAATATTGCAGAGAATCAAGGGTGATAAGAACGAGTCGTATATTTCCAAATGATGTGAACAATCATAATACATTATTTGGCGGCAGATTAATGAGTGATGTCGATCAAGTAGCATCGATTTCGGCAGCACGTCATAGTCGAAGTGAATGTGTAACCGCTTCAACAGATTCAGTTGACTTTTTACATCCCATTCGTACAACAGATTCAGTGTGTTTTATATCTTATGTGGCATGGACCGGCACCTCTTCAATGGAGGTTTTTGTGAAAATTATTGCTGAAGATTTAAAAAGCAGTGTTCGTAGAATCGCAGCGACTGCTCTATTAACATTTGTTGCACTTGATGAACATAAACGTCCAACACGTGTTCCAAAGGTTATTCCGGAGACAGAAGAAGAAAAAAAATTACATGAAACGGCATTAGATCGAGCAAGTATGCGGCAGCAGAGAAAACAAAAAAGCAAAGATGTGGCTACGTTTTTAAGTGTAGATTATCCTTAA
- a CDS encoding biotin/lipoyl-containing protein, whose translation MKRVIETVYSPCCGKVENIFVSQGSYVYEWEKLMVVHTTDNKKVEIETGVSGHIVSIEVTKNQDVSNETVLIQLQDDLLITGSD comes from the coding sequence GTGAAAAGAGTTATAGAAACTGTCTATAGTCCTTGTTGTGGAAAAGTTGAAAACATATTTGTTAGTCAAGGTTCTTATGTATATGAATGGGAAAAACTAATGGTAGTTCATACAACGGACAATAAAAAAGTAGAAATTGAGACGGGTGTAAGTGGTCATATTGTTTCAATTGAAGTAACAAAAAATCAAGATGTAAGTAATGAAACAGTGTTAATTCAGTTACAGGATGATTTATTGATCACAGGAAGTGATTGA